A DNA window from Mya arenaria isolate MELC-2E11 chromosome 17, ASM2691426v1 contains the following coding sequences:
- the LOC128224635 gene encoding uncharacterized protein LOC128224635, producing MTTDGEGVAMEIERIKKQLDLGPHPSGYGAFREMFKGDRQVIFTAKTSHSGSRSTGTSIYFLLQRPNSVQWHKHLSDEGFYWHAGGKVIIHLLSDSGELTTTTLGDVTRNEDCACQAVVPHDTWYSAELAPDAQYSLYSAVVIPGFEYEDWIQGKREEMVKQFPQHEELITRLT from the exons ATGACAACAGACGGTGAAGGTGTTGCCATGGAGATAGAGCGGATAAAGAAGCAGCTGGACCTTGGCCCCCACCCCTCGGGGTACGGGGCGTTCCGGGAGATGTTCAAGGGGGACAGACAGGTCATCTTTACCGCCAAAACAAG TCACAGCGGTTCACGGTCCACAGGAACCAGTATCTACTTCCTGTTACAGAGGCCCAACAGTGTTCAATGGCACAAGCATCTCTCAGACGAGGGTTTCTACTGGCACGCTGGCGGGAAAGTTATA ATACATCTACTATCTGACAGCGGGGAGCTGACGACAACGACGCTGGGTGACGTCACACGTAACGAGGACTGCGCATGCCAGGCGGTGGTTCCCCATGACACGTGGTACAGTGCCGAACTGGCCCCTGACGCTCAATATTCCCTCTACAGCGCCGTCGTCATACCTG GTTTCGAGTACGAGGACTGGATCCAGGGGAAACGCGAGGAAATGGTGAAACAATTTCCTCAACACGAGGAACTCATTACAAGGCTGACATAG